One Triticum dicoccoides isolate Atlit2015 ecotype Zavitan chromosome 3B, WEW_v2.0, whole genome shotgun sequence genomic window, ataataattgctctcagcctgttaacattaagttcagttgtttccatgtgttttcctagtgatccatgcaccctatgaccttgctcttgccattcttagcttcacaaacatgtattcttactgttggttgccttgccatgccatgtattgctctgtggagagtggtacaagctcatcaacatgccttcataattatgttcctgccatgtatgaatttgtaatataacttgccatgtttacatgggtgccatcatactttctgacccttttggcttatggtcagtaagggacttttgatctatgctttgagtagaatcatgccatgcctttgtttgccattataagtttctgtaacatgttgtttgatagctctaaacattgcatcgtgatgttattttctgcaaagtctgaattgttattacttgcaatcttaccatgtgtgtttgggtatgttctagtgatttctggagatagctcagtgttcatgttttgttgtgctttacttgtacttcatgcccatgtcttttgttttcatgttgaggtcctgtagcatgttgttttggtgcttgcaatatgcctagttgctgttttggacagattgttgctataatttgtatagtgtgtgtgtaatgaaccgttgctccgttttgagtgtgctctatatgtaacttgcttagaattgcatgtagtttcatattatcatgttgcattcatgttttgaggtgttttcttgatgtttgggtgcattttgcatcaatgccatgtttaacttgtgttgctcatatcttctatgccgtagctccgaactaaatgaactttatatgtaacttgactagaatctcgtgtagatcatctttgtgcatcttaagttgctgtttaacaacttgaacataaggtttattaagatctggaccaatttcgaaatatgcatatgaggacttaccggaattgttacatgttgttcccggcctcatttaaacttgccttgatgtgttgctcttgtttgcatcatctcttgccatgagtagcttcatgtagctttgtcatgcatcatgcttgtgtgtgcatcatgccttgttcatgtgcggtgtgtttactatgttgtgtgcttcttttcgatagttcctgcttCGTtgagatcgtgaggattcgttcgtctacgcttggttcggcttcatccgttcgtcttcttcatggacccattcttcttcctagcgggatctcaggcaagatgaccgctaccctggatctcactactatcattgctatgctagttgcttcgttctatcgctttgctgcgctacctatcacctgtttatcaagcctcccatattgccatgaacctctaacctttgacacccttcctatgcaaactgttgtttggctatgttaccgcttttgctcagcccctcttatagcgttgctagttgcaggtgaagttgaagatttctccatggtagataggattttggttgggatagcacaatatctcttatattattaatgcatctatatacttggtaaagggtggaagactcggccttatgcctagtgttttgttccactcttgccgccctagtttccgtcataccggtgttatgttgccggattttgcgttccttacgcggtcggatgatttatgggacccccttgacagttcgctttgaataaaactcctccagcaaggcccaaccttggttttaccatttgcctcaccaccacctaccttttcccttgggagtcgctctctcgagggtcatctttattttagccccccccgggccagtgcttgtctaagtgttggtccgaaccgggcagactgcggggccacctcggggcaactcgagggctggttttactcgtaggctgacctatccggtgttgccctgagaacgagatatgtgcagctcctatcgggattgtcggcgcatcgggcggctttgctggtcttgttttaccattgtcgaaatgtcttgtaaaccgggattccgagtctgatcgggtcttcttgggagaaggtctattccttcgttgatcgcgagagcttatcatgggctaagttgggacacccctgcagggtataatctttcgaaagccgtgcttgcggttataggcagatgggaatttgttaatgtccggattgtagataacttgacactagatccgaattaaaacgcatcaaccgtgtgtgtagccgtgatggtctcttttcgcggagtccgggaagtgaacacggtttctgtgttatgtttgacgtaagcaggagttcaggatcacttcttgatcattattagttgacgaccgttccttttgctctcttctcgctcttatttgcgtatgtttagccgccatatatgcttagtcgctgccgctgcctcaccactttaccccttcctttcccattaagctttgctagtcttgatacccatggtaacgggattgctgagtcctcgtggctcacagattactacaacaacagttgcaggtacaggttttgcgatgatcatgacgcgagagtgatgcttgcttgcgttgagtttcttcttctgcttcttcttcgatcaggggataggttccaggtcgacagcctgggctagcagggtggatgttgtttgagtttctgtttgtgttcatccgtagtcggatgatgctctcatgtattgtgatgttgtattcatgtggcattgtatgccttatgtatgtatccccatctattatgtaatgttgatgtaatgatccaccttgcaaaagcgtttcaatatgcgggtctatccttggtgggaccttcgagttccttttggatagggtcgcatattgggcgtgacactttacttatatcttttgagtatggctttatagaatgcttcatgtgcttcacttagatcatttgaagtttggattgcctgtttctctacatatggaaaaccgtcatttgtagaatgctattttgcttcacttatatttgttagagaatgATATTTTGTATAAAGAatcaaatctcatgcttcacttatatctatttagagagtgaacaggaattggtcattcacatggttagtcataaatcttacataaaacttgtggatcactgaatatggtatgtttgattccttgctatAGTTTTgctatatagagatgataatatatgggaggtactagtaaatggttgtggttagtaagaatattggtgttaaggtttatgattcccgaagaatgcacgtatagtctctcgttatgctaagaaggtggagcatgatttattattgattgtcttccttatgagtggtggtcggggacgagggatggtcttttcctaccaatctatccccctagggcacgcatagtagtacttttcttcaagggctaataaacttttacaataagtatgtgagtttattatgactaatgtgagtccatggattatacacactctgacctttccacaatttgctagcctctatggtaccgtgcactGCCATTTCTCACCTcaagatgtggtgcaaacttcgcaggtgcttcCAAACctcatgatatgatatgctctatcacacataagacttattatatcttcctcaaaacaaccaccatacctaccgatatatagccatgcaacttccacctccCATTtttatgacttgagcattcattgtcatattgctttgcatgatcgtcagacagttagcatgatattttcatcgcTTGTCCTTTTTTTGATATCCTTGCtacgctagatcgttgcacatcctggcgccagaggcattcatatagagtcatactttgttctaggtatcgagttgtaatattaagttgtaagtaaatagaagtgtgatgatcatcattagagcatgtctcagtgaggaaaggacgatcgagactatgattccctcacaagtcgagatgagactccggacaaaaagaaaaaaaagtgaggccaaaaagagcctagaaaaaagtaaaaaatgagagaaaaagacagaAGGGGCGTGctaattccacacttgtgcttcaaagtagcaccatgtttttcatatagagagtgtcctatattgtcactttcatatactagtgggaatttatcattatagagttagatgcacatccacttagttttcagttttagctttcatacacttatagctcttcatgcaccagttgcatggcaatccctactccttgcattgatatcaactagcggtgtgacccgcgcatttgcgcggctagattttctATATGTTATATTTGTATTAAGATTTTGTAATATAATTCACCGCTTTTATCGATCATTTGAAATATATTACACTTAATGTTTCAGCGGTTGGTGACTGATTGTGTAAAATCATGGTTCATAATGGTCCCTAGCTTTCCCTCTTCTACTCTCTGTCAATCTGTGTTAATTTTTCTATAAATTCATTCATCAGTATCTTAAATATAAATTTAGTGTCTCCTTGTATATACACCTTCTGGATAATATTATTATAGTTGTGTTTTATTTGGTACGATGACATGCCTCTAAATATCTATGTTGCATCATGATGGATATATGGTAATGCAGAATCAATAATATTGCCTCAAATCGCCAGAAATAAAAATTGTGTCTTACTCCCAGTCACAAGCTTTACGCTAGGCATTTTTTTCCTCATACAATTCCATTACAAAATTTATATTTTTTTCAAGATTACTCCTAGAACCCCGCACCCTATTAGAAGAACAATTCCCTCAAATAACATAATAATCTCATAAAAATATTACGCTGGGTCAAAATAAATAATGAGGATCATCACCATACGCCAACGCCGTTCATGATTCTTTCTAATAGTGACTAATTTGTTTTGCAATAGCTTACATTTTTTATGATAAATAAAATGCATTGCTGCATATTTTATCTGATTTATTGCTATGTTTCAAAAACATTCTCTCCCTCAGCCCCTCTAATCGAAGTTTGTTCTGTTTCTTTGTGCTCTTGTTTTTTTTCATATTTCGTTGATCGTCTACAATAGTTGATATACCTACGTAATTACGCTCCTAGTCCTAGGTGATTTACTTGTTATTTCATTTTCGAAAAAAAAAACTTTTGTTTTCGTACTCCTAAGTTCACAACTCCATCTTCAAAAAAAAGTCCACTACTCCACTCCATGCCCCTAATCCATCAGCCCATTATAAAATTCAGTAGTACTAAACAGACACACGCTCTCAAAAAATAGACACAATATTTTAGCCGTAGatgcaagttgcaagaaaaaaGTTACTGTACAAAATTTTCTTTTTGCTTTCACCCACGCCTCCCAGGTCACAATAGGCCCATTGGTCAACTTTCTTCACATCTCTAGAAGTCTCCATATCTCTTATGTGAGAAGATAAACAGATCCCCTTTCTCTGCTCTATCGTTATAGTCCCTCAAGCTGGCTGTACCAAATCGAATGGCATGCTCCTACATCACCAAAGCTACGAAGGAGATGCTCTTGGAGGTCAAGTCTGGCCAAAACGGAGATGTGCGTTCGAGCCACAGATATTGCGTCGCCTACCAGCAAGGCCTCATCTCACTATTTCTGCTTTGTAGAGGCAGATCGGTCGCCGGGTAGGCCATTATGAGAGGTGCTTCTTGCTGCTAGGTTCTCCGAGAATGCTCTGCTCTCTTGTTCGTGGATCTGGGATAGAGAGCCGTGTCGTTGGGTTGAACGACCATCTTCTCCGTAGAATTCCACGTCTGAGCCGGAGCAGTAAGGACAGGTATGAATCTCTCCCTACTCTACCGTTATTCTCTTAATTCTTCTCTTGCTTGGCACAATATATGTACTTTGTAAGTGGATttactttgttgatttattaaataAATTCAGAGGGAAGGTTGATTTACCTATTCTGTTAAATTATAATTTGGGAGATGACCTCATACTTTCTTTTGTTGTTCATCTAACGGTCATTAATAGGATATACATTATAGAGATATTTGGCTTGACATTACTTTTTAGTTTACATTCTAAACAACTTTGATTATTGCTTCTTCAACATATCCGTAGCCATTATATGGAGCTTCATACAACAAAGCATATGTCCATTATATCCATCTACGAATAACCCTGatgtatattttttatatagtgattGGTCTCTTTTCATTTAAAGAGTATGTAGGCAAAGGCGGTTTTTGGGCTTCCTCATTGCTGGTGCCATCGCCTTTCACCCATTAATTTGCAACAACTTTGCATCATTTCTACTTCGTCGAGAGTGGCTTATTCTTGACATGTAAGTTTCCCCATTGTAGGTGGTTTAATGGTATTCTTTTTTTGTTGCTAACATATATTAGCAAGTTATATTACCTATATGTGTATTTTGGACAAAGCAAGAAGGATTAAACATATTAACTGAAATTTGGTTCATATATCTTAATCGACATACAATGGATTTTTTGCCTATGCTGTAGGCGATGCCTGTAATATTGCAGTTTTTCCTCACGATCATGGTTTTCTTGAACGAAACAGGCCATAGGCTAGAATAGTTGTTACCAAGAATATAAAATTCACCAAAACTGCATGTTCGAATGTATTTAAAATAATTATAATGTAATATGTTTTTGGTAGTGCTAACATTTGACCTTTGTTATCTGGTAAGTGTCCTCCTTATATTGATGGATGTCAAGTATTCTTACTATTATCTTAGTAAACATAAATAGTTTGCCTTACTTTCAACATAATTATTGTATAATTTTTGTGCTTCCCACCCAGTGAGCCCTGCAATTTTGAGACCGATATATTAAGATTTTTTTCAGTCTCCTCGTAAAATCAAGTGCAGCTTATAGTAGTTGTACGGTAATTAATTTGGCATATTTTCATTGCAAAGTAAACATAATCGAGAAGTTACTGTTCAAATTAGCAGAATATATGCTTGCCGAGGTGTTACAATTTCTGTATATATACCACAACTCTTGTCAATTTCCTTTGTACATGCTTTGTGAGATCAGCACATGACATATACCACCATCTTCTTGTAACAGATATATTGTAGGTAGCTCAAAGTTAGCAATCCTGAAAAACAATCTCAAAACTCAAAGTTAG contains:
- the LOC119276823 gene encoding uncharacterized protein LOC119276823 isoform X1, with the translated sequence MACSYITKATKEMLLEVKSGQNGDRQIGRRVGHYERCFLLLGSPRMLCSLVRGSGIESRVVGLNDHLLRRIPRLSRSSKDRVCRQRRFLGFLIAGAIAFHPLICNNFASFLLRREWLILDMFWSLVFLGSGHIISRSLIQYPICLIFVPHCSNFL
- the LOC119276823 gene encoding uncharacterized protein LOC119276823 isoform X2, which translates into the protein MACSYITKATKEMLLEVKSGQNGDRQIGRRVGHYERCFLLLGSPRMLCSLVRGSGIESRVVGLNDHLLRRIPRLSRSSKDRQRRFLGFLIAGAIAFHPLICNNFASFLLRREWLILDMFWSLVFLGSGHIISRSLIQYPICLIFVPHCSNFL